From the genome of Nicotiana tabacum cultivar K326 chromosome 17, ASM71507v2, whole genome shotgun sequence:
ACCTTTTTGGTGTTAACTTATATTGGATTGGGCATGTCCAGTCCTTTCCAATTCACAGAGGAACATAGGCATTTGATTCCTTTTGTTGTATGTTTCTCATTTTGGTTTATTAATCTACAAGTAGGGGTCTGCCTAACCCCCACCAAAATGGTGgtctttgaataaataaataaaaaaagtgcTGGGAAGTCCTTTACACTTTAACGTGTAGTACAAGTGTTATTATCTTATCTTGATAATTCTTTTTTTTAAGCCAATGACAAATATTTTCATGATCATCGGGAGTAAACCTTAAAGTTCTAGTAAACGGAAGAAGTACATTTTTTTTTACAGTTACTTCAAGCTTAGTTTTTAAAGTTTACATCTTGACAAGTCTTAAAGCCTAGGCATACAAATTTTATTGAAtataaattcaataaaattatctggaccattttaaatatattattccaaataaatattatgggcattaattgaattaattatttaagtCCAATAAATATTGACTGGGCtaacccatttaattgggctacaaaTGATTAGCCCACCTCATtaggcccaagatgtcatctttctAGAGGCTCAgtgtcacgtgtcaaatgacgtggcacgccaagtcaaatggaagagccaataggaaCATGCCACGTATCAAAATggcaaggcatgccaagtcacgtTAAAATGCTAATGAAATCGCGCcatgtgtgcaagtgacatgttctggccaatcaaatgcggccatgtcacacttcaatttgattggtcggaaagagttcgttcttatcacaactcctcccttccacaactataaatataggtcttcataacccagaaaagacaccaaaagttataacaagaagcaagagggaGCTTGTGGATCAAACGATGCGGATTTCTCTAAAGGCTACAAGCATTCAagtgttctaaggattaaaagatcaagacgaagattcaagaacaagctgTAAGCCATTGGATTAAAAATATGTCAAgatcaagatcaagcttcaagcacttggattaaaataaaataaaattcaagattaagctcggaggctcttttatttactattgaaaagaagaatcagaagattcatagagattgtaacacttaaatatttaaaataaaatagtacgattgttgcgatattttcgatcttgattttattttctcgacgtaATTTATTGTCTACATCAATAATCATGCGATAATCTTTGCTAATTAGCTTGGTGTAAATATGAAAGTATAGTTAGAGATTGACACATTCTTGATACATAGATGTCTATGAGTAGCACTACAGTACTATACAGTTTAGccttttctttttggaaaaatacataagttgtcACTCACCTATGACCCAAATCCCCCTTACACACTTTTTGTGAACGATAATAAtattacacactcaacctttctAAAGTGTATCTAGTACACACCTCTTTTGATCAGGTCCCGTAAAAAGTTTATCCGTATATTTCACGCGTTTGACTTTAGTTtataaacttaaaaataaaaatataaaatataaaattacaaaTATGCCATCATCCTCTCCAACTCATACATGCAACACCATTATAGAGCAGGTTTTAAAACTGGAGACAACCAAGAATATTctaccaaaatttccaaaatattctTTACCATCAAATATGGTCATTAAGCTATAAGACAACTTTTTGAAATCTTTGCTCACATTCGAGTTAAAATTACAAATGCAAAACCAAATCGAGGAGGAAATTCAATTAAAAGTTGACGGAATTGCGTGACTGGTTAGGTTTCTCCAATGAAGTCAACACGACCGGCTCAACCTGACCCACCCACTCTTTAGGCTCGCTTTCTTCAAAGAACACCACCGGTTCAACTCGCCGGTCACTCGCAACGCCGACACTGACGTAATTTTCCCGCTCAATATCCCTTTCCCTGGCATCCAGTTCCTTCCTCCCTGCTGTCGAGCTGGAACTCGAACTACCTGTTCTCTTGTGCGACCACCAGAATTTATCCGACGACGTCGAGTCCAACGTGTCGTTTTGGCTTCCGTTCTTCCATAGAGTCGTCGGCGGCAGAGTTGAACATGGAGTACCTTGCTTATATGCTCTTGATGTTTTCAATGTCATGTCCTTTATCTACACCACAAATTAGAGAAGTGAGTTCGAATGAAGATGGAGAAGAGGGGTTGTGACccaattaataaaaattaaataaaatttgaaCATGTGGTACTTTAATAAATAATCTGAtagcaaaaaaaatcaaatttcacGCGCTTCTTTTTATGTGTAAACACTGAGTAAAAAATGATGTGTACTAGATATACTTTTAAAAAATTGTGTGTATAATATTATTATGGTACACAAAAAATGTATAAGGGAAATTTGAGTCATAGGTCAAGtgggtacttatgtattttgccgtTCTTTTTTGGTACATTGGATAAAAGTACTAAATCCTACTACTGTTTAGTAGTGTTTGGTTTTAAGAACCGACCAGCTGACTTGTACTTTATCAAACTCAACTTCTTCTTGTGAATAATATGCCGAGTTCCAACTATCATTGGAACCCAAACACTACCCACTAAATGACTAATCCTTAAAACCCAAATAACAACAATCTCAGACTTCAGTCACTACTCACTACAACACGCCTGTAAAAGCCGCACGTGCCTTTGACTTCCCTTTGACTCCCATTAGAAGCTTCGAAAATTCAGCACTTAGAATGCCCTAATCTTGTCACCCTTTGACCCGAAGCCCGAAGCTCCATCACTTGCTGATCCTACTCTCATACTCTGCCAAAATTCAACTACGCTTTTCTCGAATTCATTACTTCATTAGCTCAGGTGagtttctctttttcctttttcttgtttatttttgctGCTTTGGACTTTTATTGAGGTTTATGATGTTTATCTTCTTTTGATTGCGATTACACTTGTGGGTTTGATGTTGAAGTTTATAATTTTACTTGGGGTGTAGTAAAGTTTGtttctttgaattttttatttcttatttctaCTGTTTCTTGAAGAATTCAGTGTCAATTTTCAGAATATGACTATGCTTGAATTGTTTGGTTACTGTTGTTGTAAGCTGGATTTTGGACGGGTTCCTTTGCATCCACCTGCTTACTTCTAGAATGTATCATGATGAGAGTCAAAGCAGTCTTGTGAATGCCGAGTTCATCTGGTCCTTACTAGAACTTAAAGTTAGCTTTCTTATGTATAGTCAACTGAAATGTGTCGAAATGTTTAGCACACATGCTAGTAATATAGTGTGAAGGCTTACTGGTTTGAGGGCAAGGGTGAGACTAAGCAGTTGGAGGGGGGAAATGGCCATACTGACTTGTTTATCTCAGTCTCCTTTTGCGCAAAGAAGTAAAAAGATTCCGCCTTTCTTGCCTCAAGTAGTGGACAATGAATCATCGATCCAGTGCTGTTGATTTCTAATACTACAAataatagaaagaaaaagaagcaagtTTGTATCCTATAGACGTCTTGGACCTCCGGCCAATGAGGTGATGACACATGCATACACTTGAACTTCTAACGATAGAGTTCCACTGAGTAGTTGGAGGTGTCttctttaaattcaaaattcaaagaCAGTTATACTTGTGAATTCTTAGTAGATTGAATCCAATCACATAGAGTCTTCCCAAATTGCGTATAGAAAGAGAAAGAGACCGGTCTTGCTTATGCATGCTTCTTCATTGAATTGAGACTGTAGTAGCCCCTTCTTAGGTCTTAccgaacttttttttttctttaccacTTAATGAactctttttttgttttaattgaagttgtggaATTGAGAAGTGTATAAATCATTGTGCAACAGGAAACACATATTGagtttaatttttcttcttcttgcaGAATTTGATTGCAGATGTAGGGAGCATATACAGTGGATTTTGCTGCTGAGATCAGCTTTGTTAATGGGTTGAGCAGAGGTTCTCTTTATCCTATGGATTTCGTGGTGCTTTTCCTGATTGTTTAACTGTTCCTGGTCAATGTTCAAAGTGCACTCGAGAGTGAGAATGCCCATGAATCGGCATTGCCCACGAATTGACACTTACGAGTTGAAACTTCGGATTGAAAGGAAGATTGGTCAACAGAGGGCAGAGAAGTATTTTACTGTGTTAAGCAGATACTTGAATCTAAAGCTTAGCAAATCAGAGTTTGAGAAGTTCTGCATTGACTTGTTAGGGAGAGAGAATATCTGTCTTCATAATGCACTTACCCGAGCAATTGTAAAAAATGCTTGTGCTGCTAAGACACCTCCGACAAAAGATTGCAAAATGCAGGCTTCATTACATGTCAAAGTTCCAAATGGATATCAAAGAGACACTCTCCAGTCACTGTGCCGGGACTCATTTCCTCAATCTCCGAAAAAGGGGAGAACTCCTACACTTCGTGATCGAAGATTCAAGGACCGGCCGAGTCATCGGGGGCCTCATGGGAAAACACATTCTGCTGCTTCTTGTGAAGATACTGCACCAAAAGCCCAAGAGCATCAAACTGCTACTGAGTTGATATCATTGGGTAGCATTTGGAGTAGAAGTCAATTAACTGCTCCCCTTGGCATCTCTCCGAGTAATCGGGGAACAAGGAAAGTAGCATGTCGCAGGTCAGCTCTTTTGCAAAGCATAGAAACTTGTAATAGCACTGGTGATTTGCCTGACTCCAACTCCCTAAAGAAATGGTTGGAACAGAAGTCGGAGGCAGAAGGCCTACAAATATCAACAGATTCTGTAAATGTGTTGCATAATGGGCTTGATGCATTTATGAAGCGATTATTAAAGCCTTGTTTGGAATTAGCAGGCTCAAGGTCACAAGACAAGTGCATCCATGACCAAGCTGTATCAGTTTCAAATAAAACAAGGCCGAGAAGATACATTCAGAAACCAAGTgatttcttttctgtttcaatGCTGGATTTTTGCTCTGCAATGGAGTTGAATCCCAGGATACTAGGGGAATACTGGCCAATACAGCTTGAGAAAGTTTCCTTGCATGCGTGTGAAGAATCATTGATCGATTAGCGCATTCGTATGGGTACGGCTGTGACATCAAGTCCATCTGAATGTGATGAGCTTTTGAAAGGTGATCAAACAGTGATGCTAATACAATTTAATACAAGCATTGGTAAAGCTTCGACGTGGTTTAAAGCTACACAAAATTTTGGATGAAGGTTAGGTTGTATATACTACATCTTAGAGCTGATTATTTCTAAATTGAGAGTTGTTATTACCTCGTGAAGTAGCAAGATGTTAATACTTGTAAGATTCTAGCCATTACAGATAAAGAGTTAAGTAGGCTTCTTTAACTACTATCTATAGTCTTTCATGTAACTGACTGTTGTTTGTTAATAAAGCTTAATTTGTTAGTATCTGTACAATTATTTTCTTGGATTCTCTTCTTCTACCCCTTCCCAAAATAAAGGGAGAAGAAAAGGGGAAAAATGGTTGTGCCGCTGTTGTAAATTATGGCTTTAAAGTGGATCTCGTGTAGAACGATCATTAACACAAACGGTTTCTCACTGCTTTCGGTAATAGTACtgtcaaaagtgcttctcaactCATTTGGCCAAATTGATTGCCAGTAATTAAATAAGGCCGTGTTGTTTCCATAATGTTAAGTTGAACTAAACAAGGTTATTGTTAAGGTGCTGGTTAATAATTAAGTACCACTCCACGCCCAAGATTCTTGCCTATGCTTaaacgcagaagttaaacacATATAACAATATGACTCGCAAAATCATAAAAACAAAGGAGAACAAAATACAGAAATATAGCTAAATTCATTACTGCTTTCCCAAAAGTTCAAATAGTGCAATCTACTTCTGCCAAAACCAACAGCTTAATGGCAAATTTTACTGCATCATGATATAGAATAACGCCTATATCTATTAATTGGTTTATATCTTCCTTTGCTGGCTGATGGCATGACTACATGATCAGCTCCAAATGATATTGGATACAGTTTCCCAAGCTTTTCGTAAACTGAGCTTATGAAAGATTTTCTTCGCAAACGAGGTTTATCAGAAGATATTGGAGTGGTGATCTCCAAAGGGGTGCTAGCAGCTGATTTGTCACCacatttttctatttctttcaaTCTCGTTTTCATTTTCACTAGCTCGAATTTTAGATCTTGATTTTCTCTTTTTAGACTTGAGAATTCATCTGTAACAGGGTTATTGTCGGCGGATGACTGATCTGCATCGGCTAGACTACCATCCATAACTTGGCGAAGGCGTTGTTGTTCATGGTAAAGCACTTGCACAACAGTCTGAACAGGGAGCCTCTCATTCTGAGCAGCATGAGCACAAGCTTCTCGAGTTAGCTTTTGACAGTTCATAACACTGCAAACTCTTTTTCTCTCATTATCACTTAGAGCTGGATGTGCCTTCAAATTTTGCAAAAGCTACAAGATTAGACAACTATCTctggtacaacaacaacaacaataacaacaaaaaagtataatcccactagtggggtctggggagggtaatgtatacgcagaccttacccctaccctggggtagagaggctgtttccaatagaccctcggcatccttccctccaaaaactccccaccttgctcttggggtaattcgaactcacaacctcttggttggaagtggagggtgcttaccatcagagcaactaTCTCTGGTAGAGTTGTTTATTTAAGAGTAAGttctttttttgatgaagtaagatGCTATATAACTGGCATCAAAAAGATGCAAAACATTAGAAAAGAGGTTGGTTAGCTCCATTTACACAAAAATGCAGTTCTGACCAGGGAGCTAACCAGAAGCACCGGGAGCTAACCAGAAGCCTAAGGTTGGCAATCAAGCCAAAGACAGAGAGCTAATAAAATCTTGAAATGGAATTTAATCATTTACAGGGGAAAGGTTGCTCCAGCTATTAAGAGTAACCTGATAAGAGTAAGTTCTGTACACTGATAGTACGTAATTCTTTTGCATTTTCAAGTCAAAATGACATACAGAAGTAGGTAGCTATTCGTAGCAAGCCTGATATAGTAACCTAAAAAAATAGTTTAGGCTGATATGAGAGTATGAAAGATTTTTAGGCTATGAGTGTATATGACTTAAAATCCTTTATTTATGTTGAAGATCAACTAAGCATGGTCTGAAGATGAGCTGCTTAGCTATAAACCTGCTTATTATCAAATGTAACTGTTTGTTAAACTGTACATTTGATCTAAAGATGACACACTTGAGAGAACATCAACATAGAACATGTTTAAAATCCTGTAAATGCATAGGCAAAAACACGTGATATCATAACCTAAGATGCAGGGCAATTCTAAGATAAGATGGCTTCTCTAACAGAAAAGTAAAATTCAACCCTTAGTTTCACTTGTATATTGAAACATATTTTCACTTAACTAAATTAAGCCTTTAATGGATTTATGCAAGAGATCATAATGGTTCAAATACCACTTAACATCCCAAGCCACAACATTTCCACTGTTCAGGTGCAACCTATCAAATTATGTCATTAAAGAAGTTGATATTTCAATCAAGGTACTAAAGCAGTTGATTAAGCCATTACTATTTCGCAGTTGGCATCAAAGATTTGTTTATGGAGTTAATGAATGCTTATAATACttattaaattaaacatataGTATGACCTAAATATACGATCATGCCCTTGTAGGTGTACTAGTGTACAGAAAAATTGCTCCACCGGGCGAATGATTCAACGTGCATACCTTCAAATAAGTGTCAATGGCCTTGTACATCCTATCTTCACATTGCTCTGGAATCACTTCAGCAATACTAATAAACTGCGAAACAGAGAGATTATTGTCAGAGGCTATTTTAGCAAGGTAATCTTCCATGAGTTCCCCTACTGGAGACGCATACTCTTCATCGTTGAAGCCCAACCGATTTTCCACCATTTCATACTCAATGAAATTCGTCATGATACGTTGCACGATTTCAACATCAAATAATGTGTCTTTTGTGAAGGAAGAATATGAAGGAATCAACAAATCATCTAATACAGCCTCTCCAAGTTGCAACGCGATTCTCCTCTCCAGATCAACTCTACAAGCAACTGTGGTTTCGAGATATATAGCAGCGCGAAGAAGCATTGAGAGAAAACTAACTGCCAATGCATTTTTCTCCCTTGGCAAAAGACTAACAATGGTTTCAACAACAACCCTCTTTTCATGTACTTGTCTTTGCTCagtcaatttcctttcctttcctgATATTTCCTGGAATGACAAGAAAATCATATGCataaatatttcatttggacAAATAGAGCACATGACCAAAATAGTTTCTTATGTTTGAGCGTTTGTATAAAATAATCCTTTAACTATACAGCTGAGCAGTTTTAGTCCTTCATGTTCATAAAAACTGCGCACATTTTGTGTGTTAAATATAACAGCGACCATAACTTTGTTATTTTCTCTAACCAAATAATCCAAACTCATGGGATAAGGACTCACCAAATTTTGAAGGGATTTCTGTGAATAGAGCATCAATACTGGTCCAAGCGCATACTGTTTGCATCCCCTAGCCATCATAGCAATTAGAACCCTTTGGAAAAAATCAATTCTAAGGACAGTTAAATCCTCAGCCCAGCAGTCAACAACAATAGGCCTCGGATTTGATAATGTAGAGGAATTCATCAAGCTATTAGCGTCGACCTCTATTCTACCTGACTTACAAAAATGGCTATCCTTGCAAACTATGTATGCAATTGTATCTATGCTTCTGTTCACCAATTTTATATTTTCTGCAATGGGAAGAAGTTTTTCTGAAGAGTGCAGAACGGAAACTGCACCTGCAATGCTCTTAAGTGCTACTTCATTTAAGTAGGATTCTGATAATCCTACCAAATTTCCAACTGCATAGTCATCTGTCATATCAAGATATTCTGCTACACATCTAAGCAATGCGATGTTTCCTGAGCTTATCTCAAAGTTTATTCCATAACAAAATTTTGCTGCAAATTCAAATGCCTCTGCTCCACCAGGAATGTCAGGGATTTCAATTTCAGAAAGATTAGCATCATTGGATTTTGCGACCAACTTCCTTATATATCCGCACTTTGAGACTAGTGGGAACTGCATGGGACATAAAGTACTCATTATCAAAGATTGCACCTTTTAGTTAAGAGTTTAATTTCTACTCACTGACAGTGTCAAATTAATTTAAGATGACTATAGGTAACTGCCATAATAAGTGTAACTAGTTAAAGAACAATCTTGATTGGTGTTCTAGTTGAAATTATATTAGAAACTTCTTAGAACAAGGAAAAAGGTTGTACCTTGTGCAGAGCAAAGGAAGTTCCTGCAACATGAACAGTTATATCACTTGGGATCTCCTGGGATAAAATCCTGCAGATATTAAAAAGGTCACTCATTGCATAAAGACGTGGAAAAGGACGCTgagaaacaacaaaagagaaagaaaaataactgAAGATGGACTACGTACCATTCGGAGGTCCTTTTCATAACATTCGAAAGAAGCTCTTTTTTCTTAGTGAACATGTTAACAGTAGTTGAAGGTTGTGCAGTCTCCTATGAACCAAGATCCATCATATTGGCCTATTATATAATTCTTGATAAAGCAAAAACTAGAATGTACTATGTCCTTTCCCCTGCTTCTTTTGGTTCCGTTGCTAGCTTCTTTAATTAATTCTCTTTCAACCAACAAAAGAATAAGTGATCAACAGTTGGGGAATAAGTACAGCCTCAGTGTTGGACCGTAAACTGCATTATATATTATCAACTTATCGTCAGCAGCCACGATCAATCATAAGATTGGCAGAATTCCCGCTATAGGCCAGAAAGTTGGAAGTGGAAAGATTGTGTACGAGTGAGCCTCTAGTAGACACACGACACGAGTAGTGTTACATACGGGGGTTAAATAGGATAAAGTAAGGGATTTCGTTCAGAGTGTGTGGAAGTATAAGTGTTTGGGGTTTTAAGCTTGTGTACctttaaagagggtgaatgagaaatggagggaaaataaaatatttgagtttcccttagCAAAGGAATATTGTCCCATATCGGAGAAAGAAAAGGCTTTTAATGGGTATATATATAGTTGCTCTTCGTCTAGCTCTTaaggagttaagaagaaggcaagtctcgcgccgccgtcgtcgtcgctcggatcggatttggtcaaaggttgattgattaatctttttggacaaaattcctttcaattatttaattaattaattaaataattaacgaaaaattcaatccggaataacccatgacccgcgacccgggCTTTTGAAccctgttccaacagccatggttatttctgaaaggttgcaaaccttttcagaaacaatgccagcaactctataaatagagttccAGCACCTCGgttacttgaggggaataattttcttaaggacacactgtgtattcagtgggctcgatttattcctatactattttttccagaatttatttcgttaaacaagtattactaactttctgtattgttttttcagaaagtttaattatttattacaacaatacagaattataacattcttaagaaaattaatttattatattctgtattttgtttgtggagattaaaacctgtgtggttttctactacttctgaattttactattctaatttgaagatataaaaaaaaaacttcatcagagtattgaaattcataaaacgatttgaagaacataaaaacttcatcgtttttctgtgaaacagtatataaaaacttcagttttatttattatacatattgtttttgttaataacagtattgtttactgttctgattttgccattaattgaactcttctattgtttacagtgagaaatggcaattgataacagaaattcttctgcgactattgcggcaacgacgatagcctcgtcaagccggactGTTG
Proteins encoded in this window:
- the LOC107818063 gene encoding BTB/POZ domain-containing protein SR1IP1-like; protein product: MFTKKKELLSNVMKRTSEWILSQEIPSDITVHVAGTSFALHKFPLVSKCGYIRKLVAKSNDANLSEIEIPDIPGGAEAFEFAAKFCYGINFEISSGNIALLRCVAEYLDMTDDYAVGNLVGLSESYLNEVALKSIAGAVSVLHSSEKLLPIAENIKLVNRSIDTIAYIVCKDSHFCKSGRIEVDANSLMNSSTLSNPRPIVVDCWAEDLTVLRIDFFQRVLIAMMARGCKQYALGPVLMLYSQKSLQNLEISGKERKLTEQRQVHEKRVVVETIVSLLPREKNALAVSFLSMLLRAAIYLETTVACRVDLERRIALQLGEAVLDDLLIPSYSSFTKDTLFDVEIVQRIMTNFIEYEMVENRLGFNDEEYASPVGELMEDYLAKIASDNNLSVSQFISIAEVIPEQCEDRMYKAIDTYLKAHPALSDNERKRVCSVMNCQKLTREACAHAAQNERLPVQTVVQVLYHEQQRLRQVMDGSLADADQSSADNNPVTDEFSSLKRENQDLKFELVKMKTRLKEIEKCGDKSAASTPLEITTPISSDKPRLRRKSFISSVYEKLGKLYPISFGADHVVMPSASKGRYKPINRYRRYSIS
- the LOC107818066 gene encoding uncharacterized protein LOC107818066 produces the protein MFKVHSRVRMPMNRHCPRIDTYELKLRIERKIGQQRAEKYFTVLSRYLNLKLSKSEFEKFCIDLLGRENICLHNALTRAIVKNACAAKTPPTKDCKMQASLHVKVPNGYQRDTLQSLCRDSFPQSPKKGRTPTLRDRRFKDRPSHRGPHGKTHSAASCEDTAPKAQEHQTATELISLGSIWSRSQLTAPLGISPSNRGTRKVACRRSALLQSIETCNSTGDLPDSNSLKKWLEQKSEAEGLQISTDSVNVLHNGLDAFMKRLLKPCLELAGSRSQDKCIHDQAVSVSNKTRPRRYIQKPSDFFSVSMLDFCSAMELNPRILGEYWPIQLEKVSLHACEESLID